In Bifidobacterium scardovii JCM 12489 = DSM 13734, the genomic stretch TCACCCGCTGATACCAACGGATGGCACGAATCATCCCACCGGCGACACTCATCGTCGATCACGCTTAGCGGCTTTACGGCTGACGGCATCGAACAGTGAAGCCATCTGCCCATCCAATGATCGGAAGTCCGCACGAGCGGCACTGGGCTTGGCCCGCAACACGATATCGCACCGCTCGGGAAGCCGAGATTCATATTGGCGCGCCAATACGCGAAACCTGCGTTTCATGGTATTGCGCGTCACCGCATTACCCACCGCTTTGGAAACAGCCAGACCAAGCCGTCGCCCATCTATCGCCGCATCGCCCAAAATCGAGGAATCGTCGCGCACCAGATAGTGCACGACGATATCCTTATCGCTGACTTTGCGACGGCATTTGAGCACGGTGACAAAGTCACGATGGCTCTTC encodes the following:
- the rnpA gene encoding ribonuclease P protein component, which translates into the protein MERLKSHRDFVTVLKCRRKVSDKDIVVHYLVRDDSSILGDAAIDGRRLGLAVSKAVGNAVTRNTMKRRFRVLARQYESRLPERCDIVLRAKPSAARADFRSLDGQMASLFDAVSRKAAKRDRR